The Malus sylvestris chromosome 3, drMalSylv7.2, whole genome shotgun sequence genomic sequence TTAATTCGTCTAGAAGCTTCACTCTCATTGCCTTCTCCACGAGTCCCACACAAGGAATCTATCTCATCAATGAATATAATGGATGGTGCACTATCACGAGCCATTTGGAAAAGGTTTGAAACTAGCTTTTCACTCTCACCCATCCACTTTGAAACCAGGTCTGAAGAAGAAATACTAGCAGAAGAAAATGGAACATTAAAGAAGCAATTTATAAATCATCAGGAAGAGACATCTGGAAATAAAATGGAACAAAAGTAAAGGAAGCATAAGCACAAGCACAATATATCTAAGTCAAGTATACTTGGAACAGAAGTTTTTCTGTTCTCAACTATAAGCACCAGGGGAGCTTAAATTGAGGCCAGGTCTCAAAATAAAGGCACTGGGACCTCAAAGACAGGAGCTCAGGTAGGTAATATGAGACCTTGGTGGCTTGGTCGTCACATTTTTCAAGGTCATCATTTCAATCAAAATATAATCACTTTTCCTTTGCGCTCGGGTTAAATTTCTTGCTTATAGACAGCCCGAATATGTGAGGGTACTCAATAAGGAATTGATTACTTAAGGCACTATTGTACCATCTAACCCCTTGAGCCAACCTTACTTTATATGATCACGTGCTTTCTATTAGAGAGTATTAACTGATGGATATATTACCTGAAAAATGTCGAGTCCGCCTCAGTTGCAACAGCCTTGGCCAAGTAAGACTTTCCAGTTCCAGGAGGCCCATACAATAGAAAAGCCCTCCATGGCCGTCTCTTGCCTAAAAGTATGTAAGTGGGTACAAATTAGCTTTTATAGGATGAATCAAAAGGAAAGTTTCACTTCGTAACAGATATCAAGCAGTTAAGATAATAACGATAAATGAACAAAAAGAGTGCTTCCAAATTAACCATGACAATGATATGAGGGAAAATATATCATAATAATAAGGTGATGCTATCAACATTGATAACATATGAACTTTTGCTTTGGAAGTATCAATTATTTCCATGTTGGATAATAAATTGCAAACCCAACTAAAGTATATTAACAACTTCAACCTTTCTGTTTTCCTAACATAACcgacaaaaaataaattcttTGAGATGCCAAAGTgctgccccccccccccccaaaaataaaatgattgcCGACCGATACCTATTTGCGCCTTTATGATTCGAAAATTCCTCTCACTTAGCTTCACAAACATGAAATTAGAAAATAGAGACATATAAACTATCGAAGACAAAATTCCCCATATATCGGAAAATATAATGCCTAATACCCCAACATTACTCAAGGCAATAATGCAGCACCAGCAACACTTAGAACTAAAAACCAATTACAACCCCATATTGCTTTAGCCATCAACAGTACATAATTCACACTCCGCGTTGAAACCGTAAAAATCCAATATTTACCCCAAGTTTAACAACTACCCATTACAATCTCTAAatcaaaaatctcaaatttctAGCTAAAGTCAATACATCAAAAGAAGCAAACTattatcaatatcaaaacaaaagggaaaacCCATCTATTACCAGTAAAGAACTGCGGGAATTTGACCGGCAATATAACCGCCTCTTGCAAGGCCTGCTTGGCACTCTCCAAACCAGCAACATCATTCCATTGCACATTGGGCTTCTCCCTTATAATCGCCGAATTCAGCCCTGCCCGGAGCTTCGCCTGCTCCGGATCTTCCCCATCGCCGCCTTCCCCATCCTTGGGCTTGGTCTTGGGCCTGGTGGCCACCGCCGCATCCCCGTTAGACGCCGGGCCCGGCCCTCCGTCATCCAATACCGCCCGAATCTCCTCGGCGCGGCGCAAGTACTCGGTGAACTTCTGGGTAATTGCTTCCTTGATCTTAGGGTTCTTCTCGTACTTCAAGTGGGTCTTGAAGTAATCCAACGCGTTCATGTACAAAGGGAACGCCTTGGCGTAATTTCCCGCATTATCTTCTTGCACGGCTTGCTTCACGTACTCTATCGCTTGCTCCTTGAAATTGCTATACATCTCTTTTAATCTCGCCTGACCGATCACACATACAGAACTTGGAACTCCGAAACCGGAATCGAAAAGGGGAAAAGAAACCCTAGAGTTTGAATAATTTCATATCGAtggtgtgaaaaataaaagggGGGATCGGAGCCTGATTTGCAGGTGCTGAAGCCCtagattttattttctgatttgttaAGACCTGTTTGGTTATCAGGAaaattaaaaatcgaagagctTCGGATCGGATGgatggagaggagagagagaggagggagaaGGGTTGGCCTTCCGTGTAACATTGCCTTTGCCACGAGGACGCGTTTGGAAATTTGAAAAGTATTTGATCATTTAGGATTTCAATTCAAGGGAAAGTTCCTTCTTTATTATGCctaattaaattgaagaaattggattttcattaaaaattgtttattaaaatgTCCTGAAATcgacataaaaaaatattaatttaaaattattcactTATTCAGTAGAATTAAAATATAAACTAGTATGATTATTAAA encodes the following:
- the LOC126615597 gene encoding protein SUPPRESSOR OF K(+) TRANSPORT GROWTH DEFECT 1-like, producing MYSNFKEQAIEYVKQAVQEDNAGNYAKAFPLYMNALDYFKTHLKYEKNPKIKEAITQKFTEYLRRAEEIRAVLDDGGPGPASNGDAAVATRPKTKPKDGEGGDGEDPEQAKLRAGLNSAIIREKPNVQWNDVAGLESAKQALQEAVILPVKFPQFFTGKRRPWRAFLLYGPPGTGKSYLAKAVATEADSTFFSISSSDLVSKWMGESEKLVSNLFQMARDSAPSIIFIDEIDSLCGTRGEGNESEASRRIKTELLVQMQGVGTNDQKVLVLAATNTPYALDQAIRRRFDKRIYIPLPELKARQHMFKVHLGDTPHNLTESDYESLAGKTDGFSGSDIAVCVKDVLFEPVRKTQDAMFFIKDPRDMWIPCGPKQSGAVQITMQELAAKGLASQILPPPITKIDFDKVLAKQRPTVSKSDLDVHERFTREFGEEG